Below is a genomic region from Gadus macrocephalus chromosome 14, ASM3116895v1.
AAGAATCTTTCACTAGGTTGTCAATTCCCTAAATGTGTAACGACGCGGCCGACAGGCAGTTTGGTTTTGCTATACTCGATCGCAACGCATGCGATCGGTGTCTCGCAAAGTattcctcacttcctgtttcgaACATGGCCTGTGTCCGCAGGTTTTAAAGGACTGCTAATTAAGCTACTTGCTACCACCTGCAGTATAGAAAGGCCACCGTGCGATTGTCCTAAATTAGCCTTCGAGTGTCCGAGACCCGACCGGTCCGGAGACAAGTCCCTTGCTCTTTAGACTCACGGGTTACAATGAGAAAAACGGAAATCTGAACACTGACAACTTATTAAGCGAATCTCACAGAAACCTTTCACAGTGAAGGATTCATGATTCCTAAAATCCCTAAAACGCGCCCCACAAAGCCACCAGAGAGTCCAAGATGTCTCCATCCCAAATCATGCGAGAGGAAAGACTTCACCGGGTTCTCTGGGCTGCCTCACAAAAACGCATGCATCAGGACACCGCCTTAACTCTCAGCAAATATAGAATGAACCTTTTGAAATATCTCTGTACGTTGATGCAGCGATGCAGATGGGATTCATGTAAGGTAAAGATGTTTTTTGTCTGTTAAAAATGTTCTGGTGTTGTTAAGAACGTCCACTCCCACGGGTCAGTCAGGGTGGTCACTGCTTTGGGCACCAAAAGTTGAAACAGTATTAAACTTTTTCTTGTATATAATaaagcagtcacacacacacatacacacagacacacacacgtccacgtATCCCCACACCAGCACATGAGATGAAATAGTTGGTGCTTTCGTTTGCACCTACATGCGAGATGTACATAAACCCGAagaattctcttttttgtcaTAACTTAacaaaatgttgacatataaaatgtttttttgatcAAAATAGGTCAGTCTGGCTCTTATTTAACACAGAGCGTTTTATTTTGAGCGTTTGGATAAAGTTCCTAGGCTCGTTAGCGTTTCCGCACTTCAGATCCTAGAGAGTGCAGACTTCTAACTAGTGATAATCAGCAACAGTGGACTGAGCCTCCGCCTCTACAACGTCTGTTTCCTTGGAAACGTCAGTCGATTCaggtcgagggggggggggtggggtggtgtgtgtgtatcggggTGTGGGGTACGGATGAGACGATGgacggggggtgtgtgtgtgtgtgtgtgggggggggggggtggacaaaATGCAGCTTTTATAAGGGCGGCGGCCATCCGATTGGTCGATCAGGAGGACCTGTCGTCGTGGGGGCTACCGTCTGAGTTCTCCGTGTCCCCCTCGGAGATGGCCTGCATGGGCGCCGTGTACAGCCGGCTGCGCGTGCTGTAGCGGCTGCTGTTGGCCACCGGGGGGATGCGCGAGCGGCCCTGCCTGGCCACCGCCGACAGGGGGAGGGTCTTGGGGGTGAAGCTCTCGGCGTTGGCCCTGGGGAACAGCCCCGGGATCTGGATGGGCTCCAGGCCGGGGACCCCCGGGGAACCCTCCTGCTGGTAGCCGCAGGGGGGCTCGTCGGCCGACGGCGGGCGGCCCCCCTCCAGGGGGTCCCCGGGGGTCTTGGGTGTGATGGGGCTCTTGAGGATCTCGGTGGCCGACATGCGGTAGCTGGAGTCGGAGCGGCTGCCcttgcggaggaggaggagcttgaACTCCTCGTTGGAGGTGCTGGACTTCTTGGCGCTCCGGTAGATGGGGACGGGCGCCCGCTGGGCCAGGCTGGGGGGCGGCAGGCacggaggggggaggcagggcgGGGCCACGGGGGGGCAgaagaggggggcgggggggaggacgATGGAGGGGACCACGCAGGGtggcggcgggggagggggacacaGGACGCGGGACTTCAGGCTCATGTCCCCGGAGTCCTTGCGGCCCAGCACCTTCCGCTTGGACCTGCAGGCGGAGGGCGGTCGATGTGGAGTCAGTACAGGCggacagagagggacggacagacagtcagagagacagacagacagagagcgttCGATGTGGAGTCagtacagacggacagagagggacggacagacagtcagagagacagacagacagagagcgttCGATGTGGAGTCAGTACAGGCggacagagagggacggacagacagtcagagagacagacagacagagagcgttCGATGTGGAGTCagtacagacggacagagagggatggacagacagtcagagagacagacagacagagagcgttCGATGTGGAGTCagtacagacggacagagagggatggacagacagtcagagagacagacagacagagacacagacagacagacagagagtgttCGATGTGGAGTCagtacagacggacagagagggacggacagacagtcagagagacagacaaacagagacacaggcagacagacggacagaaggaGGGCTAGAGAGGCAGacctacagagagacagagtaagagagagagacagagaaacggAGAGACTGACGGGGAGAGAAATAGCGCGACAAACAGCGATAGAGAggggaagacagacagaaagagagggacggccagacagacaaacagacagctagacagagagggagagacagacagagagacggacagacagagagacagagacatacggagagagtgacagacagatggagacatGTAGACATAGAGACTCAGAgacaggcggagagagagagagagacacacaggcaggcaggccgAGTGACCGATAGAGAGAGTCAAACCTGTGTATCATTGCAAATAAGTCCTCCGTTGTCCGCATCTTGTTGGGCGATGTGAACATGATGTCATCGTCCACTTTGGAGTCGTCCATCATTGGCGACAGGGAATTGTCACTTGGTGTGGAATCTGGAAAAACACAACCACCCTATCACACACTATGGTGTGGTCTAGATCTAGAACACACAACCACTCTATCACACACTATGGTGTGGTCTAGATCTAGAACACACAACAACCCTATCACACGCCTTCTTGTTTGGTCTTCAACATACCAACCCTGCAACCCTCCAGACTTTATCGATCattgattaaataaacaaacattggACCCCTCAGAGTTTACCAGCAACACAACTGCAGTGAGCAgctcatttctgatatacagtagtCATATAGTTAAAATAACACTGCCGTTGGAATATTAGAGTTATGCAGGCAGGATATATCTAGAtatgtttaaaggtcccatgacatgaaaatctcaatttatgaggttttctaacataaatatgagttcccctagcctgcctatggtcccccagtggctaaaacttgcgtttggtgtaaaacgagcactaggggggcgccagagttcttcagggggggcgcgacgtgagaaaaaaataaacccgaaaaaaaacctgaaagtcgatgattcaaatcatcagtcgtacttcaactgtagaagtaacgtaactaaatcaattttcaaacgtttatcttcgtgcaaaccatttaacaaatctacagacttgtatcttcaataatattcaaacagaatttcgatataatttaacatttcttcagaatcacagttttagtttcatatcgcttcgttttcagctgttttcattgaagacgtcagcccattctgatacacctacttctagacatcgtaactcattcatttttcaaccgtttaccatcgttcaaaccattaaacaaatctacacacttgtatcttcaatactatctaaacGAAATCTTTATAGCATTCATATTtctttcagaatcacagttttagtttcaaaccggcatcgttttcagttgcttataataatttaggtcaccatagcaacgccgacTCTGAAATtaagagtcggggaccctgaatgaatctgtgtaaactggcagtttacacagattaagatgttcaaatgtattcaaaaaaggttaagctaaaacatgcttagataaagttgttaaatggtgttaagaaatatgtttaaaaacgcatgttgtaatgtttcagaaatatgtttaaaatatgtttcaaaaatatgtctcaaatgttttaaaattatgatcagatgtttaaaatgtgtaaaataattaagatagctttcaaaacacaggtatttagaactttttttgggggggggggctcagctgaaattttttctctgagggggggcttactctctcacactttgaaaacccctgatctaagccatggttgagaaggaattgggggaaaggaactttggtttgactccctcaagaacatgaaccacgacaaggaggagaaagggatctttgccgggcagcgcttatgcacctccgcctccggcggtggtccctcagcggggctcaagcgggagacattcgccgccaacaatccctttctcctccatgtcgtggttcatgttcttgagggagtcaaagccaaagttccttccccccaattcattctcaaccttggctgagataacccccaatacgagtcttgttgtcgaaataccagatacgagagtccgacgtgttatgcgccatcacaccaacagcagaacggttatccaaataacaaggaagtgtacaacacttgcgttacagtcctggagctctatatctaaataatatcatatacatagatatctatatcatataacatattgtgtgcgcctccagacgatattatgaatcacaaacgactttgtcgggttctgcgacgtctctggttcttccactttcacatcaacctgaagtcgactgaaccgcgcgctgcctgctgcctgctgccggctgcccgctgccgggcgatggtgcctcgcggcaaccggcggcatgtcgcagttcatgtacttcagcgagtcaaatcaaagttcctttcccccaattccttctcagccatggctcagataacccccacgacagtctcgttgtggaaatacaagacacgtcaaagaaccgacaagaaacacttgcgttacagtgtgtgtattcacattgatgtggacgttgaagaaccaggaacgtcggagaacccaacgcggtcgtttgagattcataatatcggctcacacagcttttggccgtgataatatatattatatgatatagatatctgtgtaggctatatgataatatttagatatagagctccaggactcccgtgtgttctagaatatttacagaacacggctaaaggctgtgtgcggctcgccattgcgatacatccactgtaaacagagcgcatggtggctgcaagctgctcagggccacacccccaccctcctccttgattcgcccaccgaaacagcgcatttgggggaagctcaatgtgcgactggctcggagtggctgtaactctgcaccacagcTGTCTTTGAAtattagttgcccactaatacctatattaaagaatacataaaatagcatgtcatgggacctttaataactATGAAGGTGTTAAAATTCAAATGAGTGTTCTCAGTGAGGGCTGGCTCTGTTGCGCCATCTACCTGTTGGTGTACTTCATGGTGTCGGCCACCACGCAGACTAGCGATGCTAGCACCGTACCTTTACTGAAGTAGTCCTCCGTGTCGGGGGTGGTGGAGTCGTCCCTGCCCTCAGACAGCGGATGCTGATGGGCACTTCGGGTAGCACCTGatgtcacttcctcctcctcctcctcctcgcgttCCCGCCGTGCTAGTCGCACATCGCTGATTGGGTAAGGGTGCGATGTGTCCATGGAGGCACCAGGCACTTTGGCTGGACTGGCCCAGGACCCTGAGTCTGAGTGGTACCCCGCGGCGTGGCAGTACGCCGGGGGCGGAGGCTGGTCTGACCGCGGCCCGATCCTGCCGGAGCACACCGGAGCGCACGTCCTCCGTGGAGGCGcgggctcctcctcttcctcctcctcttcctcctcctcctcttcgtcctcgtccAAGGAGAACGTGCGCTCCCCCAGCACCCTGAACTCTGGGTGCTTCAGGGCCGAGGTGGGCGTCAGCCCCCTGAACTCCACGTGggagttgatgtgtgtgtggaggtccaCCGGGGAGGGGTTGGGGGCGCGGGGGACTGGTCGATGCAGGGGGGAGTCCTCCAGGGGGATGCAGGCCAGCGGCTCCACCCGGGTTCTGAAGGCCGACATGGCCCAGAGGGTCCCGGGGCCGTAGCGGTCCTGTCTGAGCCGCAGGCTCTCGTAGGGGGGCGGGCCGTCTGGGTGGCgtcctggggggggcggggcgggcgggtgggaggggggatgggcGTGGTCGGGGGAGGAGGTGTGGTCCTGAGCTGAGGGTCTTTGGGGAGGCGGTCGACGAGGCGGGAGGGGCCTGGTGTTGACCGGAGGCGGCGCCAGCGTCGTAGCACTGGGGGCGTACTTGGGCCTGGTGGCCGTCTCCAACCTGTGGACCGCTGGCTTCTCCGCAGGTCCGGAGCTCTCCTCTCGGGGCTGGGCCACGGAGCGCAGCTGCACGGCGCGCAGGGCGGACGGCGTGATGGCCAGCAGATTAGCACTGGGGATCAGCGGGATGGGGTTGGAGTTCAGCGGGTTGGAGTTCAGCTTCTCCGCCGTCGAGCACCGAGCGCCCGCGACCACGGCGGTGAGGATCCGGGGCTTGCTGTGGTGCAGCGTGTGCATGTGATGCGTCCGGTGGGCCAGCGTGTATCGGGCGTGTCCGCCGTGCAGGACGTGGAGGTCCagctgggagggaggaggggggaagtcGGGGTCTCTCTTGTAGGAAGAGCTCATGGGGTTTCCTTCCCGGGGAAAGTGctgcagtgaggagagggaggacttCCGCTCCGGCACTTTGGGCTTCCTCTTCCCACTCGTCGGAGACAGCGGCCCGGGGAAGAACGCCgcggaggaagaggggaaggtCGACGTCGGCGTCTCCGATTGGCTGGAGTAGCCGCTGGAGGGGGAGGCAAGGCCGGCCAGCTTCTCCGGCGAGCCCAGCTTGAAGTCTCCTTCagtggggggcagaggggggctgGAGGCCCTGCACTCTATAGGTGGTGGGTTGGGGGCCGGGGTCTGGCTCTCGGTAGACGAGGTGGAGCTGTCCGGAGACTTGATGCACTCCATGACGGTGGTGCCGGTGGCCGTACTGGAGTTGGACATGGACGTGTATTCCCCGTTGCCGGACCGTAGCTCGTGGTTGTGGAGCCACAGGTCTGCATAGTCGGACTGCACGGCGCCGTCGTCTTTGAACGAGTGTGTGTCCGTGGATCCGAAGGACATGGGCTCCACGATGTCCACCGTTTCCCTCAGCTCCATCCCCCAGGTCCCCAAGGGCTCGGCCACGAGGCAGGAGGTCTGGAGGGGCTCCGGAGGCGCTGCCAGCTCGAGCTCCAGGTCCAACTTCATATCTCTGGAAGACAAGGTGAGGTCTTGATCGCTAACTGTCTTTGGTTGCTCCTGTTCCAGCTCCACAGCCACGGCTGTCCCCGCGTCGACAGTAGCGACGGGGTCCTTCAGGGATGAACTCCGCTTGGGTGGCGGGGGCTTGGCCTTTGACTTCCTCAGTGGACGGCAGGTTCTCCCCAGGGTCATCGTGCCCAGCCTGTAGTCCGACTGGGGCTGGTTGTAAACTCCATGGGCTAGAGGGGCTACCACAGTGCTGGGTGGGCCACAGCCAGGCTCTGGGTCTGCATAGTTGTACATGGGTCCTCTGTAGCTCTGGTTGTATTCTCCAAAGTGCCCAGAGGAGTAAAATCCCTCTGTGTCCGACTGGTATAGAGAGTCAGGCTGTTTCTCCGGGTTGCTGGTCTTGTCGGTGAAGCAGGTTGGGTCCTCCAGCCCGGACTTGAGGCTCCGGCCTTGGGAGTTCTCCGGGTCCTGGTCCGGGTCTGCCTGGTCGTGGTCCTGCGGGTAGGTCCACTCCCCTTCGCTGGCCGTACTGACCCCGGCGTCGTCCAGCTGGTCCGTGgccgaggaggtgaaggagctgGAGCGATGGCCCTGGCCCTGAGGTCTGAGGTCTGAGTGGTAGGAGGTGTCCAGGACGAAGCCTTCGTCGATGGCGTTGGGCACAGTGTTGAGTGACAGCTCGGAGTCAcagtgggaggagcccgtgagggGTGGCGAGGAAGGAGGCGGGATGGTCTCCGAGGTCTGGGAGGGACAGGTGGAGCTGGAACCGCTCCAGTTGCCGCTCGACGACTGGTGGTCCTCCTTGTGGTCCACATGGCCGCCAAGGACCCCCGTGGTGGACGCCGAGTGGATGGGACTGCTGAAGGTGTCCGAGCTTGACGAGATCTCGCAGCTGCCCATGTCGGCCTTGCGGGGCAGGCGGGAGCGACCCCTCTCCATCCAGCCGTGCTCGGGACTCCCACCTCCGCCGCAGCCCCGGTCCCGCTCCCCGGAGCGCTGCATCCTCTTCAGGCTGCCCAGCTGCAAGGGCTCAGGGGCCGCCTGGTCGTCCGtgctctcctcctcgtccttcatgatcatcatcatcatccggGGGCTGGGCCCGCCGGGCAGGAAGTCCTCCGCCTCGTAGGGCGACAGCTCCtcgtcttcgtcgtcgtcgtcgtagttgtcgtcgtcgtcgtcgtcgtcgtcgtcgtcgctgTCCATGAGACGGCCGCCTTCGCGGGGCAAACTGCGGGAGCGCAAGCGGATGCCattggaggtggtgctggtgtagGCGCCGTCGCACGGGTCGCCCAGGGACGAGATGTTCCCCGTGGAGTGGGACAGCGAGGCCGGGATGCCCTGGTGGCCGCGCTGCGCTCGGATTCGCCGCCTGGAGGGTGCTGCCGAGGCTGAAGAGAGAGtgtcaataaaaaacgagttaACTAAAGTATTGTTAATAATGTACTAATAAAGAACACTAGAGCATGATCATACCATTAAAGCAGTCAAATAAGTCCATTAAGTACCATTCAGTCTTCATTGGTCTTTTGCGGCCTCCACAGAAAGCCACAGAGCCTGGACTGCGACTACACGTCTAAGGCCGGTGCTTTGGCAGCGGTATTCATCTAACATGCTTTTCTTTTAATTCGGGAAGAAAGTGTTTCCCAGTGAAGCACAGCGGACAGATTCTGACCAACAAACTCCTTATAGGGTGCCTTCGGAGGTACGTACAGGATATGAGGAAGTCGTCGGTTTGGCAGCCGGAGTCTCGCGTGTGATGGAGGCGTCCCGAGAGGCACAGCTCCTCCTGACAGAGGGCCAGCTGCTGGGCGTTTGCATGGAGCCCTACGGTCCTCTCTCTCGCTACTGGGGACTCGTCcgaatctgggggggggggggggcaaaagaGACAAAAGAGAGGGCTAAGAGTttgagagagaaacaaacacatagTGATTCacatgacatttacatttacggaATTTAGAAGACGCTTTGATGGGGGGTGCGTGGGTAGGggaggaggctatgcagagtccggGTCATAGTCATAGCGAGGAGTGCAGAATGAACCAAGGAGTACAAGGAGGAAACATGTTCCTCAGGGTTTAAGTGTCGGCAAACATGTTTGATTCCCAGCAGGGAATCTTCTGGAAAGTTCTCGATTTAACTGCACCCTTGATGTTGGCTATGGTGAGCAACCTGGACTTGGCTTCGGCCGCATCGCCGCTCCCCGTCGTACATTCTTATCAACGAAGGGACGGGCCGGTTGTGGTTTTTTGTTCCTTACGTGACGTACCCATGTCCTGCTGGACTCTCTTGGGTATCCCCGTGATGGTCTTCCTCCTCCGCAGCTTCCTCCTCCGCTGCAGCACCGACTGGGAGTGGACCAGGGAGCAGCGCGCGTTGGCCTCCCTGTCGAAGCCCACGCCTGCAGGAACCACACCCAAGcatggagacacagagggaaagGTGAACACCAGCACTCCGGCACCGCGACCGCCGCCGCGGCCGGCCCTAAGCAACGCCCGGCTTTTTTTGTAGCCATGAACCCTCAGGTCAGGGAATCCAACTCCTTccgtattttgtgtgtttgcttcaCCTCCCACACATCGTTATTCACACAAAATACTTGCCCATACTGATATTGTGGCCATGTCGAAATTAAAAAGGTTGATTTAGTCTAACTTGATATATTAACTTATAGGTTCAACAGACTAGTGTTCTGTAGGACCGGCCATCCTGCCCCTTCTGGCAGGACAGCCGGTGCTTTATAGCATCAGCTGACTCAACGTGCGTCACAGCTGACTCTCcggaagaagactgcaggaagtaGTGGAAACATGTCAAAAAGTAAAAACTAAGGAATACTAATCTGTTTACATGAACATAAAAGTTAATATGGCCAGATATCTGCCCATGATATCAAGGTCCATGGCAAGGCATTTGTAGCGGTCTTCTTGTGGCTATTCCTTACGAGACTGCCTGTTTGATATACAGGACCTTTACCGATCGATCGCTCTAATTGATCTATTATGGGGAAAGGCGTCTTCAATGGCTTTGGAAGATAATTCACGACGATGGATTGCTGGCGGAATTCTACGGGCGCGTCAGTTACTGCTGATACCTGTGACATTAATGGGGATGAtgcaggaggagatggaggtgggtTCGGTCTGTTGGTCCGTGGTGGAGAGGGACTCCTTGGACCAGCTGGTCTGCTTGTCGGCCGTGGTGGGGCCCTTGGAGACCTGACCCCTGGAGACCTGGCCCCTTGCTCTGTGGCCCCCTGGAGGTTCGCTGGCCTCATCTTCAGTGGTGGAGACGGGCTAAATAACAGACAGCGGGGGAAAATAATTTGTGAGGTTTCTGAGATGCTCattttaaaggggtgatataggcccaatcccatttctaccccttaccccttccccttaccccttcaaaacaagggggaggggtaggggtaaggggtagaaagggGATTGGGCCATAATGGcaccaggtttgagtgtgattagcccagGAGGACAGTCCTACTTGTGatctcactaaaacacaggaaaaggctttAAGTGGAGTCGTCACCCTTGGCTATTTTCAACACACGTGTGCTCTTCTATA
It encodes:
- the nhsb gene encoding actin remodeling regulator NHS; its protein translation is MPTFPSPHTIRRQQRSGLARAQERAEREREIDQQPLKERAIREPEPQTLQRKERPRREADFQTIQRKPVSTTEDEASEPPGGHRARGQVSRGQVSKGPTTADKQTSWSKESLSTTDQQTEPTSISSCIIPINVTGVGFDREANARCSLVHSQSVLQRRRKLRRRKTITGIPKRVQQDMDSDESPVARERTVGLHANAQQLALCQEELCLSGRLHHTRDSGCQTDDFLISSSAAPSRRRIRAQRGHQGIPASLSHSTGNISSLGDPCDGAYTSTTSNGIRLRSRSLPREGGRLMDSDDDDDDDDDDNYDDDDEDEELSPYEAEDFLPGGPSPRMMMMIMKDEEESTDDQAAPEPLQLGSLKRMQRSGERDRGCGGGGSPEHGWMERGRSRLPRKADMGSCEISSSSDTFSSPIHSASTTGVLGGHVDHKEDHQSSSGNWSGSSSTCPSQTSETIPPPSSPPLTGSSHCDSELSLNTVPNAIDEGFVLDTSYHSDLRPQGQGHRSSSFTSSATDQLDDAGVSTASEGEWTYPQDHDQADPDQDPENSQGRSLKSGLEDPTCFTDKTSNPEKQPDSLYQSDTEGFYSSGHFGEYNQSYRGPMYNYADPEPGCGPPSTVVAPLAHGVYNQPQSDYRLGTMTLGRTCRPLRKSKAKPPPPKRSSSLKDPVATVDAGTAVAVELEQEQPKTVSDQDLTLSSRDMKLDLELELAAPPEPLQTSCLVAEPLGTWGMELRETVDIVEPMSFGSTDTHSFKDDGAVQSDYADLWLHNHELRSGNGEYTSMSNSSTATGTTVMECIKSPDSSTSSTESQTPAPNPPPIECRASSPPLPPTEGDFKLGSPEKLAGLASPSSGYSSQSETPTSTFPSSSAAFFPGPLSPTSGKRKPKVPERKSSLSSLQHFPREGNPMSSSYKRDPDFPPPPSQLDLHVLHGGHARYTLAHRTHHMHTLHHSKPRILTAVVAGARCSTAEKLNSNPLNSNPIPLIPSANLLAITPSALRAVQLRSVAQPREESSGPAEKPAVHRLETATRPKYAPSATTLAPPPVNTRPLPPRRPPPQRPSAQDHTSSPDHAHPPSHPPAPPPPGRHPDGPPPYESLRLRQDRYGPGTLWAMSAFRTRVEPLACIPLEDSPLHRPVPRAPNPSPVDLHTHINSHVEFRGLTPTSALKHPEFRVLGERTFSLDEDEEEEEEEEEEEEEPAPPRRTCAPVCSGRIGPRSDQPPPPAYCHAAGYHSDSGSWASPAKVPGASMDTSHPYPISDVRLARREREEEEEEEVTSGATRSAHQHPLSEGRDDSTTPDTEDYFSKDSTPSDNSLSPMMDDSKVDDDIMFTSPNKMRTTEDLFAMIHRSKRKVLGRKDSGDMSLKSRVLCPPPPPPPCVVPSIVLPPAPLFCPPVAPPCLPPPCLPPPSLAQRAPVPIYRSAKKSSTSNEEFKLLLLRKGSRSDSSYRMSATEILKSPITPKTPGDPLEGGRPPSADEPPCGYQQEGSPGVPGLEPIQIPGLFPRANAESFTPKTLPLSAVARQGRSRIPPVANSSRYSTRSRLYTAPMQAISEGDTENSDGSPHDDRSS